TTGGCTTAGGGCCGCTCCATGGAGGCTGAGGCCTACACGGCCCCTTAGGTATAGGCCAGATAGAAGTGAACGCCTTCTGCCGCTTTCGTGAAGTGATCCGGGCAGGAACATTGGACACCAAAGAGGCAGAAGTGCCAgaagggtgagaggaggaggtcgaAGAGGGGCCCAAGGTAGGGCAAGAGGAGGAGCTAGGAgatgggagagaggaggaagtacaACAAGGGCCCAAGGTAGGGTGAGTGGAGGAGCAAGAAGAGGGGTGAGAGGACTTAGAAAAAGGgcatgaggaggaggttgaAGAAGGGCCTAAGGTAGGGCGAGAAGAGGAGTAAGAACAAGGGCGAGAGGAGGTGGTTGAAGAAGAGCCCAGGAtagggcgagaggaggagctAAGAGAAGGGTGAGAGGAAGAGTTAGAAGAATggtgagaggaggagctggaagaAGGGTGAGAGGAATTTGAAAAAGGGCGAGAGAAGGTGGTCAAAGAAGGGCGAGAGGAAGAGCTTGATGAAGAGCCCAAGGTAGGACGAGAGGAGGAGCTAAGagaatggagagaggaggagttaGAAGAATGGTGAGAGGAGTTAGAAAAAGGGTgagaggagtttgaaaaagggCGAGAGGAGGTGGTCAAAGAAGGGCGAGAGGAAGAGCTTGATGAAGAGCCCAAGgtagggcgagaggaggagcgAGCGGTAGCGCCAGAAGCAGAGCTACGAGAGGAGCGATCTGACCTTTTTGGGCAGCTGCTGCGGGAGGCTGGTGCTGGGACCCTGAGGCGGACGTCCTGTGGTCTGATGGGCAGGGCCTCGATGAGGATAGCCTTCCTCACCGTACGCTGCGCCATCTGAGAACACAACATCAAGACAGTATACAGTTTATTACAACTGTGACTGCATGTTATTGTAAAGACAAGCAGTTGCACAGTTTGTCCTGTTAAAAGTCTGGAAGCTAAATCTTACACTCCTTCAGAAACCTTTTAGAAAGTGACATttgcaccagactccattcaacAATATGCCAATTTTAAGTTCAAACCTGCAGAGCTCCTGCTGCACCATGATGAGCCttaatgaataaatggaaaCAGTGAGTGTGATCAGCACTACAGGCACATTCACCTTTTCTGGAGGACAAGCGTCTGTCTGCAGGgctttctctgctctctgttgatGACTGTCTGTGTTGGTCAGGACAGCATGAGATAAAGTATTACATTAAAGTACCAAATACAGTTTTATGCAGAGGAAATGTTGTCAAACTCAGTCCCATTAGGTTAACGGCACTAACTGAAATTACTGCCAATACTAGCAACACATGCTAGCTTAAATCAGTGAATTCTGCAGGGTTTACGGTCAAACACATGCTAAACAACAAGGGACTGAGTGAAACATTTATaaatctcacttttttcttGACAAAGTCCTCTTGTCAGTGACACTGAGTCTTGAACAAGGGTcttcagttgatgttttttccGTAGATGAATCGTCCAGTTGGAgtagaaatgttttgaaaatatttcGGAGTCTTGCAAATGTTTTGGTCCGGACCCAATGATGCACCTGGAGACGAACCATGGCAACCGTGGAACGTTCTGGTCCACTCGGTGAACATGGCGGCCC
Above is a window of Acanthopagrus latus isolate v.2019 chromosome 21, fAcaLat1.1, whole genome shotgun sequence DNA encoding:
- the LOC119011160 gene encoding uncharacterized protein DDB_G0271670-like, with amino-acid sequence MAQRTVRKAILIEALPIRPQDVRLRVPAPASRSSCPKRSDRSSRSSASGATARSSSRPTLGSSSSSSSRPSLTTSSRPFSNSSHPFSNSSHHSSNSSSLHSLSSSSRPTLGSSSSSSSRPSLTTFSRPFSNSSHPSSSSSSHHSSNSSSHPSLSSSSRPILGSSSTTSSRPCSYSSSRPTLGPSSTSSSCPFSKSSHPSSCSSTHPTLGPCCTSSSLPSPSSSSCPTLGPSSTSSSHPSGTSASLVSNVPARITSRKRQKAFTSIWPIPKGPCRPQPPWSGPKPKLVQNQQLWRGPEPEWVRNVRLDMEARDQYFNRWFKRSAEPEGEPVGEPPGKRLCPLN